A region of Lepeophtheirus salmonis chromosome 13, UVic_Lsal_1.4, whole genome shotgun sequence DNA encodes the following proteins:
- the LOC121128485 gene encoding LOW QUALITY PROTEIN: cytosolic carboxypeptidase 6-like (The sequence of the model RefSeq protein was modified relative to this genomic sequence to represent the inferred CDS: substituted 2 bases at 2 genomic stop codons), translating into MESGSTVMCKAVCIEGVAVKATFCSRICVGDSDDSDTEGGLGNIERVVMRPPGHSGKAKRGHLCFDASFETGNLGRVDFITENEYDLFIRPDTCNPRCRFWFHFAVENVQKDQRIIFNIVNLNRSKNLFQDGLSPVVKSSSRPRWQRLPKENVYYYVSPEHSNAFVLSFAFAFDIEDGEHYSFALSYPYSYSRXVMTIWEIKCYAXNTFLGAWKSFTTSQKKNQICQLESLTKTINSGEFKRVVIIMGRSHPGDSPVSFVIQGFLNFLVSDHQIAKELRQKIIFKILPMMNPDGVYLGNSRCNLLGADLNRCWSLASKHIPTINATKSLIMDFYKTDRLDFVLDLHASSNLMGCFIQGNSYDSVYRFERHIVFAKMLLQNCPDFLIDNTYYNADPEKEGTARRYLCKEIGEKTNIYSVEFSMFGIIENSNLLTTSIQSYKEEDYLMHGRRLARALWDNFKVNGIIQSSWNPYGVTKSLTDFQDLQTGFSMLRLQELSKQREMYSSLESFSSNDSRDREGSSGSESSCSDEGEFESYSENGDDEALTDEDETRKKVKRKRKKRKDKKEFNYEELVEFTKMSFRRKVLENETSDEGIKVVGHNIFPSSRLSIHEDNFIPPSCIVNLNESLPKTPCSPDPVERLLSIEKIRLRTSSMESPPLQSLRSSPIVIGGGGVISSRWKKGEKCFGNKFRNDINLLNEESVVQVGLKENPKRKRKMKSSKS; encoded by the exons ATTCCGATGACTCCGACACAGAGGGAGGCCTGGGCAACATTGAACGCGTAGTCATGAGACCTCCAGGTCATTCCGGCAAGGCCAAAAGAGGCCACTTATGTTTTGATGCCTCCTTCGAAACAG GGAATTTGGGTCGAGTTGATTTTATAACAGAGAATGAATATGATCTTTTCATACGTCCTGATACCTGCAATCCTCGCTGTAGATTTTGGTTCCACTTTGCAGTTGAAAATGTTCAGAAGGACcaaagaataattttcaatattgtaAATCTGAATCGAAGTAAAAATCTCTTTCAAGATGGACTCTCACCCGTTGTAAAAAGTAGTAGTCGACCTCGTTGGCAACGTCTTCCTAAAGAAAATGTGTACTACTATGTCTCTCCCGAACATTCAAATGCATTTGTTCTATCCTTTGCATTTGCTTTCGATATAGAGGATGGGGAGCACTATTCATTCGCCCTCTCTTATCCTTATTCTTACTCAAGGTAAGTCATGACAATCTGGGAGATAAAGTGCTACGCATAAAACACATTCCTAGGTGCATGGAAGTCCTTCACAACCTCGCAAAAGAAAAACCAGATATGTCAACTCGAATCCCTTACCAAAACAATT AATAGTGGAGAATTTAAAAGAGTCGTTATTATTATGGGGCGATCCCATCCCGGAGACAGTCCAGTGTCTTTTGTTATTCAgg GTTTTTTAAACTTCCTTGTGAGTGATCATCAAATAGCTAAGGAGCTTCGACAAAAGATCATATTCAAAATCCTTCCCATGATGAATCCAGATGGTGTCTACCTGGGTAATAGTAG gtgCAATCTATTAGGTGCTGATTTAAACAGATGCTGGTCATTAGCATCTAAACATATTCCAACCATCAATGCCACAAAGTCATTAATAATGGACTTTTACAAG ACTGACCGATTAGACTTTGTTCTGGATCTCCATGCATCTTCTAATTTGATGGGTTGTTTTATTCAAGGGAACTCCTACGACTCTGTGTATCGGTTTGAGCGTCAcattgtttttgcaaaaatgctTTTACAAAATTGCCCTGATTTTCTTATTGACAATACCTACTACAATGCAGATCCGGAAAAGGAAGGCACTGCTCGAAG ATATCTCTGCAAAGAAATAGGagaaaaaaccaacatttaCTCAGTGGAGTTCTCAATGTTTGGAATTATAGAAAATTCCAATTTACTCACAACATCAATCCAGTCCTACAAAGAGGAAGATT ATTTAATGCATGGACGACGATTAGCAAGGGCACTCTGGGACAATTTCAAAGTAAATGGGATTATTCAATCAAGTTGGAACCCTTATGGAGTTACTAAATCCCTGACAGATTTTCAAGATCTTCAAACAGGATTCTCAATGCTCAGACTTCAAGAATTATCTAAACAGAGGGAAATGTATTCTTCTCTCGAGTCCTTTAGTAGCAATGACTCTAGGGATCGTGAGGGTTCATCTGGGAGTGAGTCCTCCTGTTCAGATGAAGGAGAGTTTGAGTCCTATAGTGAAAACGGTGATGATGAAGCATTGACCGATGAGGATGAGACTCGGAAAAAGGTGAAACGGAAACGGAAGAAGAGAAAggacaaaaaagaattcaacTATGAgg AATTAGTTGAATTTACGAAAATGTCATTCCGACGAAAGGTTCTTGAAAATGAGACCAGTGATGAGGGTATTAAAGTTGTTGGTCATAACATTTTCCCTTCATCCCGGCTATCCATACATGAGGATAACTTTATTCCTCCTTCCTGTATTGTTAACTTGAACGAAAGTCTTCCCAAAACCCCATGCTCACCGGATCCAGTTGAGCGTTTACTATCCATTGAAAAAATTCGACTTAGAACGTCGTCCATGGAAAGTCCTCCTTTGCAATCTCTAAGGTCATCTCCCATCGTGATCGGAGGTGGTGGAGTCATTTCTTCCCGgtggaaaaagggagaaaagtGTTTCGGAAACAAATTTAGGAATGACATCAATTTACTAAATGAAGAAAGTGTGGTTCAAGTAGGACTGAAAGAGAATCCCAAGcgtaaaagaaaaatgaaatcttCAAAATCTTGA
- the LOC121127944 gene encoding SET and MYND domain-containing protein 4, translating into MDFKDFYSKIRVYYSSNANEYDRFKVASTSRKKLGIILKSGIMRDALSEIEGNLLSLNYVSNDNEESINIFNPREAEENRLVQELISNPKCSKDYPFISKKVDIKFSKKKGRHLVAKERIFTGEVVIAERPYVTILYDDFAANHCQSCFIKFSPEQSLFMRECKRCRQVKYCSEVCMTSNERLHTLECGYTNLLQSKSIGRMALLVYRTLIKTGFEQVLSTSKNEERNPKYDAKDFTSVFEQISHEDVRDPGEIFKRLCVAIFITNALRCKSFYPISLVQSCIGPAFFEQPDIIEFILTTLRLLQSNSCNAYEVNELNIYQSTCSTENSELGGAIYTTISLSNHSCVPNTTRNSHSNLGILRAATIISPGDEITDNYGHYYLIKDRSVRSPDLKKQYFFDCNCRACREDWPTFAQIRSLKMETEFTCSGCKAILPTNIGLAGKCQRCKKGYNLHKLKKKLESFDGDVGSTIRDLLVLRQNVEPILTYFQTLLNEMENQVRHPDSKYILCQQVISQCYGIKGNCYFKA; encoded by the exons ATGgactttaaagatttttactCCAAGATCCGTGTTTACTACTCCAGTAATGCCAATGAATATGATCGCTTCAAAGTTGCTTCAACATCGCGGAAAAAACTGGGAATTATATTAAAGTCCGGGATTATGAGAGATGCCCTTAGTGAAATAGAAGGGAATCTTTTAAGTCTTAATTATGTTTCCAATGATAATGAAGAGAGTATAAACATCTTCAATCCCAGAGAAGCAGAAGAGAATCGCCTTGTTCAGGAACTCATCTCAAATCCCAAATGCTCCAAAGACTATCCCttcatatcaaaaaaagttgatattaaaTTCTCGAAGAAAAAAGGGCGACATCTTGTGGCAAAGGAAAGGATCTTTACAG GGGAAGTCGTCATTGCAGAGCGACCTTATGTGACCATTTTATATGACGATTTTGCCGCCAATCACTGTCAATCCTGCTTTATTAAGTTTTCTCCGGAACAGAGTCTATTTATGAGAGAATGTAAAAGATGCCGACAG GTCAAATACTGCAGTGAAGTCTGTATGACTTCTAATGAACGATTACACACTCTGGAATGTGGATATACGAATCTTTTGCAATCTAAATCAATTGGACGAATGGCACTTCTTGTTTATCGCACTCTTATAAAAACTGGTTTTGAACAAGTCCTTTCAAcgagtaaaaatgaagaaaggaaCCCCAAATATGATGCCAAGGATTTTACGTCCGTCTTTGAACAAATTTCACATGAAGACGTTCGTGATCCCGGGGAAATATTTAAACGGCTCTGTGTCGCTATTTTCATCACAAATGCTTTAAGGTGTAAATCATTCTACCCTATCTCATTAGTCCAATCCTGTATTGGACCAGCATTCTTCGAACAGCCTGATATCATAGAATTTATTTTAACGACCCTGCGTCTTCTACAAAGTAATTCCTGCAATGCTTATGAAGTAAATGAACTGAACATTTATCAATCCACCTGTTCAACTGAGAACTCTGAGCTCGGTGGAGCTATTTATACTACTATTAGTCTCAGCAATCATTCATGCGTACCAAATACAACGAGAAATAGTCACTCTAATTTAGGGATCCTTCGAGCAGCTACCATCATCAGTCCAGGAGATGAAATAACAGATAATTATGggcattattacttaattaaag ATCGATCCGTGCGAAGCCCTGACTTAAAGAAACAGTACTTCTTTGATTGCAATTGTCGTGCTTGTCGAGAGGACTGGCCTACCTTTGCCCAAATACGCAGCCTCAAAATGGAAACAGAATTCACTTGCTCTGGATGTAAAGCCATACTCCCGACGAATATTGGACTAGCAGGAAAATGTCAACGCTGTAAAAAAGGTTACAATCTTCATaagttaaaaaagaagttaGAGTCTTTTGATGGTGATGTCGGAAGCACTATTCGTGATCTCCTTGTACTCAGACAAAACGTAGAGCCCATTCTCACATACTTTCAAACCCTCCTGAATGAAATGGAAAATCAAGTGAGGCATCCGGACAGCAAGTATATCCTATGTCAGCAAGTCATTTCTCAATGCTATGGTATCAAAGGGAACTGCTATTTTAAAGCTTAG